Proteins encoded by one window of Manduca sexta isolate Smith_Timp_Sample1 chromosome 12, JHU_Msex_v1.0, whole genome shotgun sequence:
- the LOC115453771 gene encoding 15-hydroxyprostaglandin dehydrogenase [NAD(+)]-like, which translates to MQVVAVFLCLLVTLSHVKAESETDLKDKVTVVTGAARGIGRAIADNLLKEGVSVVIIVDKNLTQGLVTKNELKSTYGAEKVWFIHGNVITDLDRVFKKIYKRYDYVHILVNNAGILDEDDPVGTYMTNTVAPVLWSQKFYDVMRKDKGGRGGIILNMASVVSYLKDPFFWFYTSSKYGILGLSVGLGHEWNYLTSEVKVLALCPLFTYTDMTKQQMVVDEQVEIFAKFKEALSWQTPDAVGEAAITICKTGETGTAYSIQGGVLSVSPYGQDITLEFLLNLQQGDNHTVNAFDSK; encoded by the coding sequence ATGCAAGTAGTTGCAGTATTTCTCTGTCTATTAGTGACTCTAAGTCATGTAAAGGCAGAATCAGAGACAGACCTTAAAGataaagtgacagttgtgaccGGCGCTGCTAGAGGCATCGGTCGCGCCATCGCTGATAACCTATTAAAGGAAGGAGTAAGTGTCGTGATCATTGTCGACAAAAATCTAACACAAGGACTAGTAacgaaaaatgaattaaaatccACTTATGGTGCAGAAAAGGTCTGGTTTATCCATGGTAATGTAATCACTGACTTGGAcagagtatttaaaaaaatatacaagagATATGACTACGTCCATATCCTGGTAAACAACGCAGGAATATTAGACGAAGATGATCCAGTGGGAACGTATATGACCAATACGGTGGCTCCAGTGCTATGGTCACAGAAGTTTTACGACGTCATGAGGAAAGACAAAGGAGGTAGAGGAGGAATCATATTAAACATGGCATCTGTCGTGAGCTATCTGAAGGACCCATTCTTTTGGTTTTATACATCTTCAAAATACGGAATACTCGGTTTAAGTGTGGGTTTGGGTCACGAGTGGAACTATCTGACTAGTGAAGTGAAGGTTTTAGCTTTGTGTCCTCTTTTCACCTACACAGACATGACTAAGCAGCAGATGGTTGTTGACGAGCAAGTGGAAATCTTTGCTAAATTTAAAGAAGCTCTGTCCTGGCAAACGCCAGATGCAGTTGGAGAAGCTGCCATAACGATATGCAAGACTGGCGAGACTGGCACGGCGTATAGTATTCAAGGCGGGGTGTTGTCTGTGTCTCCATACGGCCAAGATATAACCTTAGAATTTTTGCTTAACCTGCAACAAGGTGATAATCATACCGTTAATGCATTtgatagcaaataa
- the LOC115453767 gene encoding attacin-E encodes MMFKSFVLLCLAACVLADLGKITINQDGTSGVGMKLPLAHNDKNVISAVGAAGFTPNLKLGSATAGLALDNVKGHSLTLTDTHIPGRGDKLSAEGTLNLFRDANHKLDANAFASRNMPDTPYLPNYNTYGGGLDYMFKDKVGASFTAAHSDFIDRNDYSLGGKLNLYRSPSSSLDFKAGLNKFDMPSMSSGWEPFSGFSFSKFF; translated from the exons ATGATGTTCAAGAGCTTTGTTCTGCTGTGTCTGGCGGCGTGCGTGCTCGCTGATCTAGGCAAGATCACCATCAACCAGGACGGCACTTCGGGCGTCGGTATGAAGCTCCCTCTTGCGCACAACGACAAGAACGTGATAAGCGCTGTCGGAGCCGCCGGCTTCACCCCCAACCTCAAGCTGGGCTCTGCTACTGCGGGATTGGCGCTCGATAATGT CAAGGGACATAGTCTCACACTGACCGACACGCACATACCCGGCCGCGGTGACAAGCTGTCGGCGGAAGGCACGCTGAACCTGTTCCGTGACGCCAACCACAAGCTGGACGCCAACGCGTTCGCCTCCAGGAACATGCCCGACACCCCGTACCTGCCCAACTACAACACCTACGGCGGCGGACTCGACTACATGTTCAA GGACAAGGTGGGAGCGTCGTTCACGGCGGCGCACTCGGACTTCATCGACCGCAACGACTACTCACTGGGCGGCAAGCTGAACCTGTACCGCTCGCCCAGCTCCTCGCTCGACTTCAAAGCCGGCCTCAACAAGTTTGACATGCCCTCCATGAGCTCCGGCTGGGAGCCCTTCTCGGGCTTCTCCTTCTCTAAGTTCTTCTAG